The genomic interval GCAGCTGGACAACTTTCATCAACAAGAGGAGCAGGTGGACAACCTTCATCAACAACAGGAGCAGCTGGACAACTCTCATCAACAACAGGAGCAGCTGGACAACCCTCATCGACAACAGGAGCAGCTGGACAACACTCATCCACAACAGGAGCAGCTGGACAACCCTCATCCACAACAGGAGCAGCTGGACAACCCTCATCAACAACAGGAGCAGCTGGACAACCCTCATCCACAACAGGAGCAGCTGGACAACCCTCATCCACAACAGGAGCAGCTGGACAACCCTCATCCACAACAGGAGCAGCTGGACAACCCTCATCAACAACAGGAGCAGGTGGACAACCCTCATCAACAACAGGAGCAGGTGGACAACACTCGTCGACAACAGGAGCAGCTGGACAACCCTCATCAACAACCAGAGCAGGTGGACAACCCTCATCAACAACCGGAGCAGCTGGACAACCCTCATCCACAACAGGAGCAGCTGGACAACCCTCATCCACAACAGGAGCAGCTGGACAACCCTCATCCACAACAGGAGCAGGTGGACAACACTCGTCGACAACAGGAGCAGGTGGACAACCCACATCAACAACCGGAGCAGGTGGACAACCCTCATCAACCACAGGAGGAGGGGGACAACGCTCATCCACAACAGGAGCAGCTGGACAACCCTCATCAACCAGAGGAACAGGTGGACAACCCTCATCAACAACAGGAGCAGGTGGACAACCCTCATCAACAACAGGAGCAGGTGGACAACTCTCATCAACAACAGGAACAGGTGGACAACCCTCATCAACCGAAGGAGCAGGTGGACAACCCTCATCaacaacaggaggaggtggacaACGCTCATCcacaacaggaggaggtggacaACGCTCATCCACAACAGGAGCAGCTGGACAACCCTCATCGACAACAGGAGCAGCTGGACAACTCTCATCAACAACAGGAGCAGCTGGACAACCCTCATCAACCACAGGAACAGGTGGACAACCCTCATCAACAACAGGAGCAGCTGGACAACACTCATCAACAACAGGAGCAGCTGGACAACCCTCATCGACAACAGGAGCAGCTGGACAACCCTCATCAACCACAGGAACAGGTGGACAACCCTCATCAACAACAGGAGCAGGTGGACAACCCTCATCAACAACAGGAGCAGCTGGACAACTCTCATCAACAACAGGAGAAGGTGGACAACCCTCATCAACAACAGGAGCAAGTGGACAACCCTCATCAACAACAGGAGAAGGTGGACAACCCTCATCAACAACAGGAGCAAGTGGACAACCCTCATCAACAACAGGAGCAAGTGGACAACCCTCATCAACAACAGGGGGAATGGGACAGCCTTCTATTCCTGGGCCCTGCCAGGAGTGTTACTGTGGCCCGCAAATGGATCCTGACACCAAAATTAACTACATTCACTGCACACCTATTGTTTGCAACACAACCTGTGCTGAAGTAAGctcatccatttgtttgtttgttttttccaatgCAAACACATGTACTTGTCTCTCACAGAAGCAGTCATATGAACAAGGTGGAGTCTTTTTTCAGTATTAAAAGAATATCCCTTTTTAATTGATAAACAAAACTTAATAGCGAATTCAGTATGTTCCCTTTCAAACCTCCCTTTAGTTTACAGCAATACAGAGAATCAGGAGaaggtgttttttgtttattccttCTCCATCACTCTATAACACTTTGCTTCCAGGGTTTTGAATACAAGGATCAACCTGATAAGTGTTGTGGCAAGTGTGTCCAGAAGAGCTGCTTCCTCATCGCACCTGACAACAAAACACATATCATTGAGGTCAGTTATGTTGATGTGAGCCTTTGAGAGAAAATTgcttatttttcaaatttaattaacattttaaatctacaAGTAAAACCCACCTCATTTGAAAATATGAAAGCCAAGGTTGGTATCTGAGctgaaaaggtttaaaaatgatcacatcttttttttcctgaagtGGCTTCTGCTTTTTCTTATTGTATAGGTCAACGAAACATTTGTCCTTCCTGGTAACAAGTGTGTGCAGTATACCTGCGCCAACATCAACGGTCAGCTTATTACTCAGGAGACCAAGACTGTCTGTCCTGCCTATAATCCATTGGACTGTGAACCTGTGAGTTAATCAAACCTCTGCAGCTGATACACCTGacctctttaaaacattttgtctgtctcacacacaaCATGTGTCTTCCTCCTCCAGGGTACAGAGACAACTGACTCTACTGGATGCTGCAGAACCTGTAAGTTATTGGAGTCATACTTTTTATGATCACAACTCCTTATTGAGAGGACATAGCTGTGTGTTATTATTAGAGCATATTGGAACCATTGAAAGAACTGTTGCTGTGTCTTACAGGCACGCTTcgcagtgtgtgtgagatccTGAGTAAGCAGGAGGTCATCAAGGTGAATGACTGTGTGAGCAAGAACCCGGTCAACATGACGTACTGTGCTGGTCACTGTGGAAGCACGTCTATGTAAGTATATTCAACACCAAAACTGAAGATACATTTGATCTGCAACACAACTTccttttggctttaaaaacgtggatttgtttgttttcattaatgTACGTGGTGGCAAATACCAGGGCCATAACTTTCTTTTATGTTACTCCATATTTACCTCACTAACTTAGCTTAAGTTAATTTGGTAGGTTTTACTCATAAATATTATGAAAAAGAATGTTATGgatatcatttttttaataacacttTAAAAGTTCTGCAGTTCAAGTGATGACAATTGAACTTGACTGCAATGTTCacaattctttttttaatcttgggACAACCTGCATAGTTTGTTACCCAGTACCATTATCACCATATTGATCCTTGACAATCCTAACCAAATTAAACTTTGATTACCTCTTCTATGTTGGTAAAGGATCATAGTAATAAGAGACAGGTGGTCAATATTGGTATAGTGTTAACATGGCAGTGGTGGTCCAGGATCAACACATGCACTGCaatcttaaaaaaatacttttaaaaacttttttgctgtcatgtatgtgtgtgtgtgtgtgcaggtattctgctgctgctaacaCGATGATGCACCAGTGTGAGTGTTGCCAAGAAGACACCACCAGCGAGGGTACTATGGAGCTTGACTGTGTAGATGGCTCCACGATGTTTCACAAGTACACCATAGTGGAAAGCTGTCAGTGCACCCGGACAGTGTGTGTCGGGGGAACAACACACGTTCCACTGAAGCGCCGCAGGAGACGCTGATCACCCACTCACTGCTGAACACAGGACTGAACCCTTTAATACACAGTGCAAGACTTGACTTTAGACCTACTTATCATTCTGTTCGTTCTATTCTGTTTCCAATATTTGTAGTGAGACTGAGTTCTTTTTCAGCATCACAACATAAGACTGTGATGTAAACTTTCTTCATTTCACTCCACTATTAAAATCATATATCTGCAGCATAAACACTGGTGTGGACATTCTTATTGATTGTTTGGAATGAAAAGTGCTTGAAAAGTAGTTTTGGTCAAGTACATGTGTATTGTATGTTCATTTAAAtttgataataataagaaactgtatttatatggaatatttcaaaacacagagttacaaagtgctttacaaatgagaaagatcataaaaagaaaataaagagaaatgtgagaaaGACAGTGACTAAACGTGTGACGGTTAGAAAACCAGATGTAACAGTGTGGACCCAAAAGCACAGCCAGAGGCAGAGGACGTGGTTCACTGAATTTATTGAATGGAACAAAGGAAGCAGGGAAGGGATCCAGGGTCCAAGGCGTGAGGACTTGAGGTGGAGGCTGGTGAATAAATCCAGGTAGAGAGTGAGGCAGTGTGGCAGTGTCGTGTCTTAgcagcccgtgatgtgcagatgtagaatgaacctcgtgacactggccagcttgaatagtaatttgatttattgcaatcaaacagcatcagcatcagtaacaagcatcacgactgcttggaggacgaccgggccagatgaagtcgcctctcttctgtctccacgttctggcttaaatactatgaaggtgcactcaaattagaatgagggtgtccttcaaacatacacaaatatggactcttcaacacaagtttcaagttagctgctatttgactccatttatgGACGCCTTGTTCTAAGTATTGACAGAGACGTCaactgtcactgtcaatcataTATTTGACTatgtcaaaggtgatcttttttaggcCCTTTTTTGGAGCCTACTATTGTGACTTATTCTTGTGGGTCcctggacttattttaaacaacacagactagcaacatatacttaatctaatgtggttaaatatcagatacttcatatCCCCCCTTGGAGACTAATTAGAGTCTCCAAAAATCATGTTAACAATTTGTTACACACAAAGGCAATACAATACATTTTGCAATCCCTTTACGTTACAGCAAATCTTGGTACTACGGCCAAGTCATAGAGTGTGAGAGCTAAAAAACCTGTCAGACAGTAAACAATTCTTCAATATCCATTAATCAATCAAGACAGGAAAAAGTCACTCACGGTCCCTCTGCCTTAGGCAACCACACATGGCACTCCAGAtaatcagaaaagaaaagaaaataattctAAAAACTACGGGGAACAAGACAAAGGCAAATACAGTTGGGAAccttagaaataaaaatgaaacatgtccAAAGTCAGGCTGGTCATCCCATCTGACCTTTCAATGGACCTTGCCCTGCCTAACACCACTGTCCCTAGGCATcgagaaataaacaaaacaccTGAGATCCCAATatattcagtatttcaaaacaGAAGACCATACACAATGTTCTTATTCAGGGTCCTCTTGTCCATTTTGGCTGTTGTTCAGGGTCCACTGTCCATGATTGAGTTTCTGAGTTCATGTATGCTGTAGAACCCCTGGACAAGCAGGCGCTCTCCTCAAACGTTTTCCATGACTGCCTCCTCGTCTGTTCTTTGCTCAGATCAATGTAGCAGTGGCATCTGACCATTATCTCCTTTCACCACACCTGTTGGCAGATCTTTTACAAAGTGGTTCATTATCACACTCTTCATTTTTCAGAAATATCTTTGGCTCTGCAGATGATGCATGGCTCCTAAACATTGTTTAAttcccattttttttattttattatattttaatcttaattttcagaatcGATTTGACTcttttacccacagactctttACCATTTTCTATCATTATGCAATCTTGAATATCCCATCTACTTATGACACAAAAACTTGGCAACAGACTGAGCATCCTAACACTTGGTTGGACAAGCTTCAGAATATCGCAAAAATCTTTCCACTATGACTACTAcatattttctctctcctccaatTGGTTTTTATGATATCAACAAAATCTTCAACTTATTCATGGGACCTGTCGGAACATTGTTTTTTAGATAGACAGTGCACCTGCAAATGGCATAATCAATTTAGTCAAACAAGTATGATCCTCAAAAACCTAATCCTCTGTGATTTTTCTCTTAACCTCCCCCCTTGCATCATGGGCTTTCCCATGTGCCTTCTGGGTTATCAGACCTTCATGATTACGTCACAGAACAGTAGAATCCTGAGTGGCACCTTGGTCTTGCCATAGTTATTTATGAATTActtaattgtatttgattaagTTTCCTAAGAGTCTCCTGATCTTGTTTTTGCTGATAATGCTCCTTTTTCCTTTGTAGCTCCACTTGATGAGCTACATGATCTGTGTAGACACCTTTTGTCATGCTTCCTAGACCAACCACCTCTGCCAGCCTGCATCTCACTGGCTGAGGCAACCCCTGCTGTATCTTTGCTCGCAGGATTGATTGCTACATTTGATGCAAATCATTTCCTGTAACGTTTCTCCACACTTGATGAGCTCTTGACACATAAGCTCTTGGGTTGGTCCTGTGACCCTAATGGCTCAATGAAAATATTATCAGGATGTACATTTGTTGGAAAAGTATCTTTTAGTGATCTCCACATTCGACCTCTGCTTGCAGCAAACAGTTCTGAATCATTCACTGCAGTCATCACATATCATATTAAGTCCTGCCCTCTGTAGGATCTCTTCCATAGCTGGAACCCCTAAGAGGTTAGCTAAGAGTCTCTTAATATCTCCCATGGCCAACTGGCATCCAATCATTATCTCTTCTAATTTTGAAATCCAAGGATGAGCTCCATCCTGAAG from Notolabrus celidotus isolate fNotCel1 chromosome 3, fNotCel1.pri, whole genome shotgun sequence carries:
- the LOC117810511 gene encoding involucrin-like, translating into MNISLDVGCSSLEAYAAECAKIGFCVDWRNATNGTCEHKCPDNKVYKACGPSVEPTCNDRYNDKFNAGSTASNDTQEGCFCPEGTTLFNQVYEKCVPSCDCVGPDGRPKMPGETWTSGCDICECNKDSMSVQCEPAPCATQQIPDCSEPGQKLVTKTDGCCSTHSCVPKGVCVYEGTEYMYQQQPLDNPHQQPEQVDNPHQQQEQVDNPHQQQEQVDNTHQQQEQLDNPHQQQEQVDNPHQQQEQLDNPHQQQEQLDNPHQPQEQVDNPHQQQEQVENPQQQPEQVDNPHQQKGPLENPHQPQEQVDNPHQQQEQVDNPHQQQEQLDNPHQQQEQLDNPHQQQEQLDNPHQQQEQLDNPHQQQEQLDNPHQPQEQVDNPHLQQEQVDNPHQQQEQVENPQQQPEQVDNPHQQQEQLDNPHQQQEQLDNPHQPQEQVDNPHLQQEQVDNPHQQQEQVENPQQQPEQVDNPHQQQEQLDNPHQQQEQLDNPHQQQEQVDNPHQQQEQVDNPHQQQEQVYNPHQQQEQVDNPQPQQEKVDNPHRQQEQLDNPHQQQEQEDNPHQQQEQVDNPHRQQEQLDNFHQQEEQVDNLHQQQEQLDNSHQQQEQLDNPHRQQEQLDNTHPQQEQLDNPHPQQEQLDNPHQQQEQLDNPHPQQEQLDNPHPQQEQLDNPHPQQEQLDNPHQQQEQVDNPHQQQEQVDNTRRQQEQLDNPHQQPEQVDNPHQQPEQLDNPHPQQEQLDNPHPQQEQLDNPHPQQEQVDNTRRQQEQVDNPHQQPEQVDNPHQPQEEGDNAHPQQEQLDNPHQPEEQVDNPHQQQEQVDNPHQQQEQVDNSHQQQEQVDNPHQPKEQVDNPHQQQEEVDNAHPQQEEVDNAHPQQEQLDNPHRQQEQLDNSHQQQEQLDNPHQPQEQVDNPHQQQEQLDNTHQQQEQLDNPHRQQEQLDNPHQPQEQVDNPHQQQEQVDNPHQQQEQLDNSHQQQEKVDNPHQQQEQVDNPHQQQEKVDNPHQQQEQVDNPHQQQEQVDNPHQQQGEWDSLLFLGPARSVTVARKWILTPKLTTFTAHLLFATQPVLKVLNTRINLISVVASVSRRAASSSHLTTKHISLRSTKHLSFLVTSVCSIPAPTSTVSLLLRRPRLSVLPIIHWTVNLVQRQLTLLDAAEPARFAVCVRS